In a single window of the Tellurirhabdus bombi genome:
- the treY gene encoding malto-oligosyltrehalose synthase, with translation MYNPVSTYRIQFHKAFTFSDFENIIAYLQKLGVGTIYASPLLESTPGSTHGYDGVNPHQIHPEIGTEKRLKAIGKKLQKNGMGWLQDIVPNHMAYHVGNPWLMDVLEKGPLSQYAPFFDSTWTSSFYQGRIMIPFLGAPLAEVIEKKQLKVSFQDGRLVLRYFENDYPLHLRSYATILQAGENPGDNIQQLLDQLTQLQRVDDAKTYALEVTEFQQQLASQTKHPDTKKYLQSCLKAINGNPEQLQQIADSQVYELCYHQDTDQRINFRRFFTVTSLICLNIQDEAVFQHYHQLIKSLQDIGIFQGLRIDHIDGLYDPSQYLARLRELTGEETYLTVEKILEPGEPLPQNWPIQGSTGYEFLALVNNLFTRQKSKADFTAFYNDLVGKQTPVQEQIHQKKAHILNNHMVGELENLCQFFIESTLVSEDELNTVSHEELKEAIGAVLIHCPVYRYYGNRFPLDSSEVAAVKDIFDQVRKGKPKLATALGLLEASLLHKPLDNNPEYNHRALSFYQRLMQFTGPLMAKGVEDTLMYTYNRFIGHNEVGDAPESFGLSISDFHQQMEDRQKYWPLALNATSTHDTKRGEDVRARLNVLTDISNEWFATVQEWQQINAKLKKENSPDENDEYFIYQTLIGAYPMPEQGEDDFGQRIQAYLEKALREAKRHSQWDTPDEAYEEAAKAFATNLLNPKKPFWKSFQKLHRKVADFGIINSLAQVLLKATCPGVPDIYQGTELWDLSLVDPDNRRPVDYNQRQQWLESLEANDEAQTEALLTELWQNRYDARIKLWLIYKLLNERKQQPDVFAEGQYIPLTVKGAYKEHVMAFARRHKQTWYVTAVPLHLAFLSQQQKRDALAVDWKDTRIVMPPEAPLEWCNELANTSGKFEDDIAVNLIFKPFPLALLKLQQPINNRSAGILLSLTSLASPFGIGDMGPAATEFADFLSRSRQTYWQLLPLNPTEQGQGHSPYSSISSMAGNTLLISPDLLAQEGLLDSEALVQHHLPPSDKTDYTKAERVKNKLFDEAYQNFSEGRAEGLQVEFNLFCEQEAYWLDDFALFVVLKQKQDDKAWFQWPKPFKLREPEALATFTAENQRVLDQTKWLQFIFARQWKDLKAYCNNLNIKLFGDLPFYTSYDSADVWANPSIFSVDEEGKMIGVAGVPPDYFNAEGQLWGMPVFRWDVLKEQGYSWWIDRLRKNMELYDLLRLDHFRAFANYWEVPSSEKTAINGEWRQGPGSDFFLTMQQALGELPFVAEDLGDINDAVYELRDEFMLPGMKVLQFAFTDDMIHSVNVPHNFTPIGIAYTGTHDNNTTRGWYRQDATKEERKMLERYTGYPISDRNVHQVLSRMAYACVAKIVILPLQDVLGLDESARMNTPASTKNNWVWRLLPDQITPASEVQLREWVLLYGRG, from the coding sequence ATGTACAATCCTGTCTCAACGTATCGAATACAATTCCATAAAGCATTTACCTTCAGCGATTTTGAAAATATCATTGCCTATTTGCAAAAATTAGGCGTGGGCACAATCTATGCCTCTCCCCTTCTCGAATCAACGCCCGGCAGCACCCACGGCTACGACGGTGTCAATCCGCACCAGATTCATCCCGAGATTGGCACCGAAAAACGCTTGAAAGCCATTGGTAAAAAGCTGCAAAAAAACGGCATGGGCTGGCTTCAGGATATTGTGCCCAACCACATGGCCTACCATGTTGGCAATCCGTGGTTGATGGACGTACTGGAAAAAGGGCCGCTTTCGCAATATGCGCCGTTTTTCGATTCCACCTGGACCAGCTCCTTTTATCAGGGTCGCATCATGATTCCGTTTTTGGGGGCACCTTTGGCAGAGGTCATTGAAAAAAAGCAACTCAAGGTCAGTTTTCAGGACGGGCGGCTGGTGCTGCGTTATTTCGAAAACGATTATCCGCTGCACCTTAGATCCTACGCGACCATTCTTCAGGCCGGCGAAAACCCCGGTGATAACATTCAGCAACTGCTTGATCAGCTCACGCAACTGCAACGCGTGGATGATGCCAAAACTTACGCACTGGAAGTAACTGAATTTCAGCAGCAACTGGCCTCGCAGACGAAGCACCCAGACACTAAAAAGTACCTTCAAAGCTGCCTGAAAGCGATCAATGGCAACCCAGAGCAGCTACAACAGATTGCTGATTCCCAGGTTTACGAGCTTTGCTACCACCAGGACACGGATCAGCGCATCAATTTCCGCCGTTTCTTCACGGTCACCAGCCTTATCTGCCTGAATATTCAGGACGAAGCGGTTTTTCAGCATTACCACCAGCTAATCAAGTCGTTGCAGGATATTGGGATTTTCCAGGGCTTACGCATCGACCACATTGATGGGCTGTATGATCCAAGCCAGTACCTGGCCCGCCTACGGGAGCTAACCGGCGAAGAAACGTACCTTACTGTCGAGAAAATTCTGGAGCCGGGGGAACCCCTGCCGCAGAACTGGCCGATTCAGGGTAGCACAGGATATGAGTTTTTGGCCCTCGTCAACAACTTATTTACCAGACAGAAAAGCAAAGCCGATTTCACGGCCTTTTATAACGATCTGGTCGGAAAACAAACGCCAGTTCAGGAGCAGATTCACCAGAAGAAAGCGCATATCCTGAATAATCACATGGTTGGTGAGTTGGAAAACCTCTGCCAGTTTTTTATCGAATCGACTTTAGTTAGTGAGGACGAATTAAATACGGTTTCGCACGAAGAACTCAAAGAAGCTATCGGGGCAGTGCTGATCCATTGCCCGGTTTACCGCTATTATGGCAATCGCTTTCCGCTTGATTCCTCCGAAGTGGCGGCGGTTAAGGACATCTTCGACCAGGTTCGGAAAGGCAAGCCAAAACTGGCTACCGCACTCGGGCTACTAGAAGCTAGCCTCCTTCATAAGCCCTTGGATAACAATCCCGAATACAACCACCGGGCCTTGTCTTTTTACCAGCGTCTGATGCAATTCACGGGGCCGCTTATGGCAAAAGGTGTGGAAGACACGCTCATGTACACCTACAACCGGTTTATCGGACACAATGAAGTGGGCGACGCTCCGGAGTCGTTTGGGCTATCTATTTCTGACTTCCACCAGCAAATGGAAGATCGGCAGAAATACTGGCCACTCGCTTTGAACGCAACCTCAACACACGACACCAAACGGGGTGAAGACGTTCGGGCCCGTCTCAACGTCCTCACGGATATTTCTAACGAATGGTTTGCCACCGTTCAGGAATGGCAACAAATAAACGCTAAGCTTAAAAAAGAAAATTCGCCCGACGAGAACGATGAATATTTTATTTATCAGACTTTAATTGGCGCTTATCCAATGCCGGAGCAGGGTGAAGATGATTTTGGACAGCGCATTCAGGCGTATCTGGAAAAAGCCTTGCGCGAAGCTAAAAGACATTCTCAGTGGGACACCCCTGATGAAGCCTACGAAGAAGCGGCTAAGGCTTTTGCTACCAACCTGTTAAATCCCAAAAAACCATTCTGGAAGAGCTTTCAAAAGCTTCATCGGAAGGTGGCGGATTTTGGAATTATCAATTCGCTGGCCCAGGTACTGCTTAAGGCGACCTGTCCCGGCGTACCGGATATTTACCAGGGAACTGAGCTTTGGGATTTAAGTCTGGTAGACCCTGACAACCGCCGTCCGGTGGATTATAACCAGCGTCAACAATGGCTGGAAAGTCTGGAAGCCAACGACGAAGCGCAGACCGAAGCCCTTTTGACGGAGCTTTGGCAGAACCGCTACGACGCCCGCATCAAACTCTGGCTGATTTATAAGTTACTGAATGAACGCAAGCAACAACCTGATGTTTTTGCGGAGGGCCAGTATATTCCGCTAACGGTTAAAGGAGCTTATAAAGAGCATGTTATGGCGTTTGCCCGGCGCCATAAGCAGACTTGGTACGTAACTGCGGTTCCTTTACACCTGGCCTTTTTAAGCCAGCAACAAAAACGCGATGCATTGGCTGTCGACTGGAAAGATACCCGCATTGTGATGCCTCCCGAAGCGCCTTTGGAATGGTGCAACGAGCTAGCCAATACGAGTGGAAAATTTGAAGATGACATTGCTGTTAATCTGATTTTCAAGCCTTTTCCGCTGGCTTTACTAAAATTGCAGCAGCCTATCAACAACCGTAGCGCTGGGATTTTGTTATCGCTTACGTCGTTGGCCTCCCCTTTTGGCATTGGCGACATGGGGCCCGCTGCAACCGAATTTGCGGATTTTCTGAGCCGTAGCCGCCAGACCTACTGGCAACTGTTACCCCTTAATCCAACGGAACAGGGCCAGGGACACTCTCCTTATAGTTCCATTTCCAGCATGGCTGGTAACACCTTATTGATTAGTCCAGACTTATTGGCACAAGAGGGTTTGCTGGATTCAGAAGCACTTGTTCAGCATCATTTGCCACCTAGTGATAAAACCGATTACACCAAAGCGGAGCGGGTAAAAAATAAACTTTTTGACGAAGCATACCAGAATTTCAGCGAAGGAAGAGCCGAAGGGCTCCAGGTTGAGTTCAACCTCTTTTGCGAACAGGAAGCGTACTGGCTGGATGATTTCGCTCTTTTTGTCGTCCTGAAACAAAAGCAGGATGACAAAGCCTGGTTCCAGTGGCCCAAGCCTTTTAAACTGCGGGAGCCGGAAGCGCTTGCCACGTTTACAGCAGAAAATCAGCGGGTATTGGACCAGACCAAATGGCTTCAGTTTATCTTCGCCCGGCAGTGGAAAGACCTCAAAGCGTATTGCAACAACCTGAATATTAAACTATTCGGCGACCTTCCTTTTTACACCAGCTATGATTCGGCGGATGTGTGGGCGAATCCGTCAATTTTCAGTGTTGACGAAGAAGGAAAAATGATTGGCGTGGCGGGCGTGCCTCCCGATTATTTCAATGCCGAAGGGCAGCTTTGGGGAATGCCCGTTTTTCGGTGGGATGTGTTGAAAGAGCAGGGTTATTCCTGGTGGATCGACCGCCTTCGAAAAAACATGGAACTCTATGATTTACTGCGCCTTGACCATTTTCGGGCTTTCGCCAATTACTGGGAAGTTCCCTCGTCTGAAAAGACGGCCATCAACGGCGAATGGAGACAAGGACCGGGTTCCGATTTCTTTCTGACGATGCAACAGGCGTTGGGAGAGCTTCCGTTTGTGGCGGAAGATTTGGGCGATATCAACGATGCGGTGTATGAATTGCGGGATGAATTTATGCTTCCAGGCATGAAGGTGTTGCAGTTTGCCTTCACCGATGATATGATCCATTCTGTTAACGTACCCCATAATTTTACGCCCATTGGCATTGCCTATACTGGTACGCATGACAACAACACAACGCGCGGCTGGTACCGCCAGGATGCGACCAAAGAAGAGCGAAAAATGCTGGAAAGATACACGGGCTACCCAATTTCGGATCGGAATGTGCACCAGGTGCTGAGTCGGATGGCTTATGCGTGCGTTGCCAAGATTGTCATTCTGCCCCTTCAGGATGTGTTGGGTCTCGATGAATCGGCTCGCATGAATACGCCAGCCTCCACGAAAAATAACTGGGTCTGGCGGCTTCTGCCGGATCAGATTACGCCCGCTTCCGAGGTCCAGCTTCGGGAATGGGTGTTATTGTATGGCCGGGGCTAA